Proteins encoded by one window of Chanos chanos chromosome 7, fChaCha1.1, whole genome shotgun sequence:
- the ppargc1a gene encoding peroxisome proliferator-activated receptor gamma coactivator 1-alpha isoform X1 — protein sequence MAWDRCNQDSVWRELECAALVGEDQPLCPDLPELDLSELDVSDLDADSFLGGLKWYSDQSEIISSQYNNETSNLFEKIDEENEANLLAVLTETLDNIPVDEDGLPSFEALADGDVTNASDQSCPSTPDGSPHTPEPEEPSLLKKLLLAPANSQLSYNQYPGGKAQNHSTNNHQIRPTPAVVKTENPWNSKQRGACPQPNRPVRRPCTELLKYLTASDDAFQTKASEAKSTWASCGKDRGGASTSSCSSSSSPSSSSTSSFSSLSSCSSSTASKKKASSSASLPSQQQQQQQQQQPATQNQRAKPTTLPLPLTPESPNDHKGSPFENKTIERTLSVEISGTPGLTPPTTPPHKASQENPFKVSLKTKLSSCSSSALTSKRARMGDGGPCPQLAGGPTRRGPEQTELYAQLSKATTALPLGGSEERRSTRSTPRVFGDHDYCQATSTKRDNTMAMATGPTESRHAECKDLALPSSSSSSSSSSSSSTSSLSSTITITTTTTTTTSSSLARQLQGHCPAAQETDMQAQEQGHNPSLGARTSADCNSVGRKLLRDQEIRDELNKHFGHPQQAFFSEEVERNGPQPLEEGDSGDEYYCQFPDYVHPGLPDFEDLEVGRERLLCSWEGTPLELLFDSSPSCSPSSCSPSRSSISPPSSSSLLSPQHRWPRSISRSRSRSRSSSHHRRRSLSRSPYSRSQSPESLSPSRSHHYMDVSTFKSRTPRSPRSHSQFQSRSLFTRRPRYDSYEEYQHECLKREEYRRDYEKRECERAEQRERQRQKAIEERRVVYVGRLRSDSTRSELKRRFEVFGEIEECTINLRHDGDNFGFITYRYTCDAFAALENGHTLRRSNEPQFELCFGGQKQFCKSNYTDLDSHSDDFDPASTKSKYDSMDFDSLLREAQCSLRR from the exons AAGATAGATGAGGAAAATGAGGCCAACTTGCTGGCGGTGCTCACAGAAACCCTGGACAATATCCCGGTGGATGAGGACGGATTGCCTTCGTTCGAGGCCCTGGCAGATGGGGACGTGACCAATGCCAGTGATCAGAGCTGTCCCTCCACGCCCGATGGCTCGCCACACACTCCAGAGCCAGAGGAGCCCTCCCTG CTGAAGAAACTCCTCCTTGCTCCTGCTAACTCCCAACTCAGCTATAATCAATACCCAGGTGGCAAAGCACAGAACCATTCAACCAACAACCACCAGATCAGACCAACACCTGCTGTCGTCAAG ACGGAAAACCCCTGGAACAGTAAACAAAGAGGGGCCTGTCCACAGCCCAACCGACCAGTGAGACGTCCTTGCACAGAACTTCTCAAGTACCTGACCGCCAGCGATGACGCCTTCCAGACCAAAGCCAGTGAAGCCAAGAGCACCTGGGCCAGCTGCGGCAAAGACAGGGGCGGAGCCAGCACCTcttcctgctcctcttcctcctctccgtcctcatcctccacctcctccttctcttctttgtcctcctgctcttcttccACCGCCTCCAAGAAGAAGGCCTCCTCCTCCGCTTCCCTGCCatcacagcaacagcagcagcaacagcagcagcagccggCAACACAGAATCAGCGAG CCAAACCAACCACCTTGCCACTTCCTTTGACCCCAGAGTCTCCAAA TGACCACAAGGGATCTCCGTTTGAGAACAAAACCATTGAACGCACATTGAGTGTGGAGATCTCTGGAACCCCAG GTCTGACACCACCTACCACGCCTCCTCACAAAGCCAGTCAAGAGAATCCTTTCAAAGTATCACTCAAAACAAAGCTGTCTTCATGCTCCTCCTCGGCCCTGACGAGCAAGAGGGCCAGAATGGGTGACGGGGGACCCTGCCCTCAGCTGGCCGGCGGCCCCACCAGGAGGGGCCCCGAGCAAACTGAGCTGTATGCCCAGCTGAGCAAGGCAACTACAGCCCTGCCCCTGGGGGGCTCGGAGGAGCGTCGGAGCACGCGGTCAACCCCCCGTGTCTTCGGCGACCACGACTATTGCCAGGCAACAAGCACAAAACGAGACAACACTATGGCAATGGCAACTGGGCCGACAGAGAGCCGACATGCAGAATGTAAAGACTTAGCCCtaccatcctcctcctcctcctcctcctcctcgtcctcctcttccACATCTTCTTTGTCttccaccatcaccatcaccaccaccaccaccaccaccacgtcTTCCTCTTTAGCCAGGCAGCTGCAGGGACATTGCCCTGCAGCTCAGGAGACTGACATGCAGGCCCAGGAGCAGGGCCACAACCCCTCTTTGGGTGCCAGAACCTCAGCAGATTGCAACTCTGTCGGCAGGAAACTGCTCCGAGACCAGGAGATCCGAGATGagctgaacaaacattttgGCCACCCTCAACAAGCTTTTTTCAGTGAGGAAGTGGAGCGTAATGGGCCTCAACCACTGGAAGAGGGTGACTCTGGAGATGAGTATTACTGCCAGTTCCCGGACTATGTGCACCCAGGCCTGCCTGATTTTGAGGATCTGGAAGTGGGCCGCGAGCGCCTGCTTTGCTCCTGGGAAGGGACTCCCCTGGAGCTGCTCTTCGACAGTTCGCCATCCTGCTCCCCATCCAGCTGTTCTCCTTCAAGAAGCTCCATCTcacccccttcctcctcctccttgctCTCACCACAACACCGCTGGCCCCGCTCCATCTCGCGCTCCCGATCGCGCTCCAGGTCCTCCTCCCACCACAGACGCAGATCCCTCTCCAGGTCTCCATACTCCCGTTCCCAGTCCCCGGAAAGCCTCTCCCCCTCCAG GTCTCATCATTACATGGATGTAAGCACTTTTAAGTCCAGGACTCCCAGGAGTCCCCGCTCACATTCTCAGTTCCAGTCCCGCTCACTTTTCACTCGGAGACCCAG gtatGACAGCTATGAAGAATACCAGCACGAGTGCCTGAAACGGGAAGAATACAGGCGGGACTATGAGAAACGGGAGTGTGAGAGGGCCGAACAGCGGGAAAGGCAACGGCAAAAAGCAATA GAGGAGAGGCGGGTGGTGTACGTGGGCCGTCTTCGCTCTGACAGCACGCGTAGCGAGCTCAAGCGTCGCTTTGAAGTCTTCGGTGAGATAGAGGAGTGCACCATCAATCTGAGACACGACGG GGACAATTTTGGCTTCATCACCTACCGCTACACTTGTGACGCTTTTGCCGCCCTTGAGAACGGACATACCTTGCGCAGGTCAAACGAGCCTCAGTTTGAGCTGTGCTTCGGCGGACAAAAGCAGTTCTGCAAATCAAATTACACAGACTTGG actCCCATTCAGACGACTTTGATCCAGCCTCCACTAAAAGCAAGTACGACTCCATGGATTTTGACAGCTTGTTGCGAGAGGCCCAGTGCAGTTTGAGAAGGTAA
- the ppargc1a gene encoding peroxisome proliferator-activated receptor gamma coactivator 1-alpha isoform X3, with protein MAWDRCNQDSVWRELECAALVGEDQPLCPDLPELDLSELDVSDLDADSFLGGLKWYSDQSEIISSQYNNETSNLFEIDEENEANLLAVLTETLDNIPVDEDGLPSFEALADGDVTNASDQSCPSTPDGSPHTPEPEEPSLLKKLLLAPANSQLSYNQYPGGKAQNHSTNNHQIRPTPAVVKTENPWNSKQRGACPQPNRPVRRPCTELLKYLTASDDAFQTKASEAKSTWASCGKDRGGASTSSCSSSSSPSSSSKQQQQQQQQQPATQNQRAKPTTLPLPLTPESPNDHKGSPFENKTIERTLSVEISGTPGLTPPTTPPHKASQENPFKVSLKTKLSSCSSSALTSKRARMGDGGPCPQLAGGPTRRGPEQTELYAQLSKATTALPLGGSEERRSTRSTPRVFGDHDYCQATSTKRDNTMAMATGPTESRHAECKDLALPSSSSSSSSSQLQGHCPAAQETDMQAQEQGHNPSLGARTSADCNSVGRKLLRDQEIRDELNKHFGHPQQAFFSEEVERNGPQPLEEGDSGDEYYCQFPDYVHPGLPDFEDLEVGRERLLCSWEGTPLELLFDSSPSCSPSSCSPSRSSISPPSSSSLLSPQHRWPRSISRSRSRSRSSSHHRRRSLSRSPYSRSQSPESLSPSRSHHYMDVSTFKSRTPRSPRSHSQFQSRSLFTRRPRYDSYEEYQHECLKREEYRRDYEKRECERAEQRERQRQKAIEERRVVYVGRLRSDSTRSELKRRFEVFGEIEECTINLRHDGDNFGFITYRYTCDAFAALENGHTLRRSNEPQFELCFGGQKQFCKSNYTDLDSHSDDFDPASTKSKYDSMDFDSLLREAQCSLRR; from the exons ATAGATGAGGAAAATGAGGCCAACTTGCTGGCGGTGCTCACAGAAACCCTGGACAATATCCCGGTGGATGAGGACGGATTGCCTTCGTTCGAGGCCCTGGCAGATGGGGACGTGACCAATGCCAGTGATCAGAGCTGTCCCTCCACGCCCGATGGCTCGCCACACACTCCAGAGCCAGAGGAGCCCTCCCTG CTGAAGAAACTCCTCCTTGCTCCTGCTAACTCCCAACTCAGCTATAATCAATACCCAGGTGGCAAAGCACAGAACCATTCAACCAACAACCACCAGATCAGACCAACACCTGCTGTCGTCAAG ACGGAAAACCCCTGGAACAGTAAACAAAGAGGGGCCTGTCCACAGCCCAACCGACCAGTGAGACGTCCTTGCACAGAACTTCTCAAGTACCTGACCGCCAGCGATGACGCCTTCCAGACCAAAGCCAGTGAAGCCAAGAGCACCTGGGCCAGCTGCGGCAAAGACAGGGGCGGAGCCAGCACCTcttcctgctcctcttcctcctctccgtcctcatcctcca agcaacagcagcagcaacagcagcagcagccggCAACACAGAATCAGCGAG CCAAACCAACCACCTTGCCACTTCCTTTGACCCCAGAGTCTCCAAA TGACCACAAGGGATCTCCGTTTGAGAACAAAACCATTGAACGCACATTGAGTGTGGAGATCTCTGGAACCCCAG GTCTGACACCACCTACCACGCCTCCTCACAAAGCCAGTCAAGAGAATCCTTTCAAAGTATCACTCAAAACAAAGCTGTCTTCATGCTCCTCCTCGGCCCTGACGAGCAAGAGGGCCAGAATGGGTGACGGGGGACCCTGCCCTCAGCTGGCCGGCGGCCCCACCAGGAGGGGCCCCGAGCAAACTGAGCTGTATGCCCAGCTGAGCAAGGCAACTACAGCCCTGCCCCTGGGGGGCTCGGAGGAGCGTCGGAGCACGCGGTCAACCCCCCGTGTCTTCGGCGACCACGACTATTGCCAGGCAACAAGCACAAAACGAGACAACACTATGGCAATGGCAACTGGGCCGACAGAGAGCCGACATGCAGAATGTAAAGACTTAGCCCtaccatcctcctcctcctcctcctcctcctc GCAGCTGCAGGGACATTGCCCTGCAGCTCAGGAGACTGACATGCAGGCCCAGGAGCAGGGCCACAACCCCTCTTTGGGTGCCAGAACCTCAGCAGATTGCAACTCTGTCGGCAGGAAACTGCTCCGAGACCAGGAGATCCGAGATGagctgaacaaacattttgGCCACCCTCAACAAGCTTTTTTCAGTGAGGAAGTGGAGCGTAATGGGCCTCAACCACTGGAAGAGGGTGACTCTGGAGATGAGTATTACTGCCAGTTCCCGGACTATGTGCACCCAGGCCTGCCTGATTTTGAGGATCTGGAAGTGGGCCGCGAGCGCCTGCTTTGCTCCTGGGAAGGGACTCCCCTGGAGCTGCTCTTCGACAGTTCGCCATCCTGCTCCCCATCCAGCTGTTCTCCTTCAAGAAGCTCCATCTcacccccttcctcctcctccttgctCTCACCACAACACCGCTGGCCCCGCTCCATCTCGCGCTCCCGATCGCGCTCCAGGTCCTCCTCCCACCACAGACGCAGATCCCTCTCCAGGTCTCCATACTCCCGTTCCCAGTCCCCGGAAAGCCTCTCCCCCTCCAG GTCTCATCATTACATGGATGTAAGCACTTTTAAGTCCAGGACTCCCAGGAGTCCCCGCTCACATTCTCAGTTCCAGTCCCGCTCACTTTTCACTCGGAGACCCAG gtatGACAGCTATGAAGAATACCAGCACGAGTGCCTGAAACGGGAAGAATACAGGCGGGACTATGAGAAACGGGAGTGTGAGAGGGCCGAACAGCGGGAAAGGCAACGGCAAAAAGCAATA GAGGAGAGGCGGGTGGTGTACGTGGGCCGTCTTCGCTCTGACAGCACGCGTAGCGAGCTCAAGCGTCGCTTTGAAGTCTTCGGTGAGATAGAGGAGTGCACCATCAATCTGAGACACGACGG GGACAATTTTGGCTTCATCACCTACCGCTACACTTGTGACGCTTTTGCCGCCCTTGAGAACGGACATACCTTGCGCAGGTCAAACGAGCCTCAGTTTGAGCTGTGCTTCGGCGGACAAAAGCAGTTCTGCAAATCAAATTACACAGACTTGG actCCCATTCAGACGACTTTGATCCAGCCTCCACTAAAAGCAAGTACGACTCCATGGATTTTGACAGCTTGTTGCGAGAGGCCCAGTGCAGTTTGAGAAGGTAA
- the ppargc1a gene encoding peroxisome proliferator-activated receptor gamma coactivator 1-alpha isoform X2, which yields MAWDRCNQDSVWRELECAALVGEDQPLCPDLPELDLSELDVSDLDADSFLGGLKWYSDQSEIISSQYNNETSNLFEKIDEENEANLLAVLTETLDNIPVDEDGLPSFEALADGDVTNASDQSCPSTPDGSPHTPEPEEPSLLKKLLLAPANSQLSYNQYPGGKAQNHSTNNHQIRPTPAVVKTENPWNSKQRGACPQPNRPVRRPCTELLKYLTASDDAFQTKASEAKSTWASCGKDRGGASTSSCSSSSSPSSSSTSSFSSLSSCSSSTASKKKASSSASLPSQQQQQQQQQQPATQNQRAKPTTLPLPLTPESPNDHKGSPFENKTIERTLSVEISGTPGLTPPTTPPHKASQENPFKVSLKTKLSSCSSSALTSKRARMGDGGPCPQLAGGPTRRGPEQTELYAQLSKATTALPLGGSEERRSTRSTPRVFGDHDYCQATSTKRDNTMAMATGPTESRHAECKDLALPSSSSSSSSSSSSSTTSSSLARQLQGHCPAAQETDMQAQEQGHNPSLGARTSADCNSVGRKLLRDQEIRDELNKHFGHPQQAFFSEEVERNGPQPLEEGDSGDEYYCQFPDYVHPGLPDFEDLEVGRERLLCSWEGTPLELLFDSSPSCSPSSCSPSRSSISPPSSSSLLSPQHRWPRSISRSRSRSRSSSHHRRRSLSRSPYSRSQSPESLSPSRSHHYMDVSTFKSRTPRSPRSHSQFQSRSLFTRRPRYDSYEEYQHECLKREEYRRDYEKRECERAEQRERQRQKAIEERRVVYVGRLRSDSTRSELKRRFEVFGEIEECTINLRHDGDNFGFITYRYTCDAFAALENGHTLRRSNEPQFELCFGGQKQFCKSNYTDLDSHSDDFDPASTKSKYDSMDFDSLLREAQCSLRR from the exons AAGATAGATGAGGAAAATGAGGCCAACTTGCTGGCGGTGCTCACAGAAACCCTGGACAATATCCCGGTGGATGAGGACGGATTGCCTTCGTTCGAGGCCCTGGCAGATGGGGACGTGACCAATGCCAGTGATCAGAGCTGTCCCTCCACGCCCGATGGCTCGCCACACACTCCAGAGCCAGAGGAGCCCTCCCTG CTGAAGAAACTCCTCCTTGCTCCTGCTAACTCCCAACTCAGCTATAATCAATACCCAGGTGGCAAAGCACAGAACCATTCAACCAACAACCACCAGATCAGACCAACACCTGCTGTCGTCAAG ACGGAAAACCCCTGGAACAGTAAACAAAGAGGGGCCTGTCCACAGCCCAACCGACCAGTGAGACGTCCTTGCACAGAACTTCTCAAGTACCTGACCGCCAGCGATGACGCCTTCCAGACCAAAGCCAGTGAAGCCAAGAGCACCTGGGCCAGCTGCGGCAAAGACAGGGGCGGAGCCAGCACCTcttcctgctcctcttcctcctctccgtcctcatcctccacctcctccttctcttctttgtcctcctgctcttcttccACCGCCTCCAAGAAGAAGGCCTCCTCCTCCGCTTCCCTGCCatcacagcaacagcagcagcaacagcagcagcagccggCAACACAGAATCAGCGAG CCAAACCAACCACCTTGCCACTTCCTTTGACCCCAGAGTCTCCAAA TGACCACAAGGGATCTCCGTTTGAGAACAAAACCATTGAACGCACATTGAGTGTGGAGATCTCTGGAACCCCAG GTCTGACACCACCTACCACGCCTCCTCACAAAGCCAGTCAAGAGAATCCTTTCAAAGTATCACTCAAAACAAAGCTGTCTTCATGCTCCTCCTCGGCCCTGACGAGCAAGAGGGCCAGAATGGGTGACGGGGGACCCTGCCCTCAGCTGGCCGGCGGCCCCACCAGGAGGGGCCCCGAGCAAACTGAGCTGTATGCCCAGCTGAGCAAGGCAACTACAGCCCTGCCCCTGGGGGGCTCGGAGGAGCGTCGGAGCACGCGGTCAACCCCCCGTGTCTTCGGCGACCACGACTATTGCCAGGCAACAAGCACAAAACGAGACAACACTATGGCAATGGCAACTGGGCCGACAGAGAGCCGACATGCAGAATGTAAAGACTTAGCCCtaccatcctcctcctcctcctcctcctcctcgtcctcctcttccAC cacgtcTTCCTCTTTAGCCAGGCAGCTGCAGGGACATTGCCCTGCAGCTCAGGAGACTGACATGCAGGCCCAGGAGCAGGGCCACAACCCCTCTTTGGGTGCCAGAACCTCAGCAGATTGCAACTCTGTCGGCAGGAAACTGCTCCGAGACCAGGAGATCCGAGATGagctgaacaaacattttgGCCACCCTCAACAAGCTTTTTTCAGTGAGGAAGTGGAGCGTAATGGGCCTCAACCACTGGAAGAGGGTGACTCTGGAGATGAGTATTACTGCCAGTTCCCGGACTATGTGCACCCAGGCCTGCCTGATTTTGAGGATCTGGAAGTGGGCCGCGAGCGCCTGCTTTGCTCCTGGGAAGGGACTCCCCTGGAGCTGCTCTTCGACAGTTCGCCATCCTGCTCCCCATCCAGCTGTTCTCCTTCAAGAAGCTCCATCTcacccccttcctcctcctccttgctCTCACCACAACACCGCTGGCCCCGCTCCATCTCGCGCTCCCGATCGCGCTCCAGGTCCTCCTCCCACCACAGACGCAGATCCCTCTCCAGGTCTCCATACTCCCGTTCCCAGTCCCCGGAAAGCCTCTCCCCCTCCAG GTCTCATCATTACATGGATGTAAGCACTTTTAAGTCCAGGACTCCCAGGAGTCCCCGCTCACATTCTCAGTTCCAGTCCCGCTCACTTTTCACTCGGAGACCCAG gtatGACAGCTATGAAGAATACCAGCACGAGTGCCTGAAACGGGAAGAATACAGGCGGGACTATGAGAAACGGGAGTGTGAGAGGGCCGAACAGCGGGAAAGGCAACGGCAAAAAGCAATA GAGGAGAGGCGGGTGGTGTACGTGGGCCGTCTTCGCTCTGACAGCACGCGTAGCGAGCTCAAGCGTCGCTTTGAAGTCTTCGGTGAGATAGAGGAGTGCACCATCAATCTGAGACACGACGG GGACAATTTTGGCTTCATCACCTACCGCTACACTTGTGACGCTTTTGCCGCCCTTGAGAACGGACATACCTTGCGCAGGTCAAACGAGCCTCAGTTTGAGCTGTGCTTCGGCGGACAAAAGCAGTTCTGCAAATCAAATTACACAGACTTGG actCCCATTCAGACGACTTTGATCCAGCCTCCACTAAAAGCAAGTACGACTCCATGGATTTTGACAGCTTGTTGCGAGAGGCCCAGTGCAGTTTGAGAAGGTAA